The sequence below is a genomic window from Tachysurus vachellii isolate PV-2020 chromosome 2, HZAU_Pvac_v1, whole genome shotgun sequence.
ATTAGCAGTGAATGAAGGATGGTGGGTATATAATATACTCTATATTGCATTTGCAGCTTTTTATTTGTGACACGTGATTCATTGGATAAATGTTTGTGCTTCAAGCTCCTTATATGacaatttctgtattttatgtagaaataatagctctgtacattttttttttaaacctttatttttacaggcaaGTCATTAAGAACAGGCTCTTATTTACAATGGCGGCCTGACAAGTGGGATAACCACTTAGGGAAAGGGAAGTAgggctaaaataaatacatagagTAGATGATCTGGTCTGTAGACCCATAGCTGCATTGTGTGCCAGTCAGCAGAGGGTCAGTGGTGCCCTGCATGACCTCAGCAGCATAGCTGAATGGGCCTGTAGAAAGCTCTGGGGGGTGGTGTGGATGCTGACTCAGGTAAGTGTGCACCTTTCCTGGCCAACACGGTCATTACTCAACTCGTTATTGAGTACAGAGCATGCCAGGATCCTAGCATCCACCACGTGCCGAGGAAAGAAATTTAGACAGAAGAGGTCACTTTTGAGGCCGGTTCAATGCAGAGTAACTCAGTGCTAAATGATGAACCCAGGTAAGTTTGCTCTTATGCCGGCTTAAAATCATCTtatcatgtctgtgtgtgagggaatCACATGGCATATCAGTTGAGCGACTCTGCGGGGTGTGTTGGGGGACTGTGTTTGTTGTGGTTGGCTGATTGGCTGACTAGGCTCTTCTAGCAAACTTGcttatattattgtgtgtgcagGGGCCAACGAGGCCTGCCAGATGGATATTTGGAAATCTGCTAGTGGTGTGTAAAATACTCAGATTTAATATAGATTTAACATTATGCTCACTTAATATTTGACAGGTTTTAATAGTTATAGCCatatgttttgttgttgttaatccTTTTAGTgctcttgtgtttttatttgttatataattttatgTGATGGATGTGTCTTTTTTAGGCTGAGTACTGCTGAGTTAATTTCccattttaacattaaaaggGAACTTATTAGCGTATTCTTTAGTGTATTTGTGTAGTATGATCACAGTTAAACCGATAAAAGACTCATGTTTGCCATCgcagtaaataaaaattttccGTTGTTTCCATATTCATACAGTAGCAAGAAGAACAAGGATGAAAAGGTGTCGGAAAAGGAATCGTCCTCTGAGCACCGCTACCGCATCGTTTCACCAATGTGCCAATATACAATGACCCACAAGCGAGTAGGAAAATGTGTCATCATCAACAATAAGAACTTTAATGATGATACAGGTAGGTCTTCTTCAAATCTCTTacaaagtttaataaaatggcaatatttttattcaatattgttataaataaaaaccttataataataaaatgaatagtgAAAAGTACAGCTATGCACAAAAAACCTAATAGAGATTTCATTGTGTGGGTTTAAGGGATGAATGTACGTAATGGCACAGATCGAGATGCAGGAGAACTGttcaaatgctttaaaaacctTGGTTTTGAAGTTTCCATCTACAACGACCAGTCCTGTGAAAAAATGACGAAGATACTGAAAAATGGTGAGTTATTCAAACAGTTAAAAGACTTGTTctgttgaaatatttttttttttgtaaaacaaatCATGGTTCATTGTACGTTGTATTAGGTTGTCCTTTTGAACAGTTGTAGTTGTGGGTCTTAGTACAACATTGGGATACTGTATCTCTAACCAGATTATAATtattgctgttttgtttgttatttagaaccactaaagtgtatgtgtgtgtgtgtgtgtgtgtgtgtgtgtcagtgtcggAAGAGGATCACACCGACAGTTCCTGCTTTGCCTGCATTTTGCTAAGCCATGGAGAAGAGGGCATGATATATGGAACGGACGGGGCCATGCCCATCAAAGACATTACCTTCCTCTTCAGAGGAGACATGTGCAAGAGTCTTGTGGGCAAACCCAAGCTTTTCTTCATCCAggtaaaagaaaatggaaaagtaCCTCCATAAAatgatatatgtatatgtttttgttcattcagcaCGGTCACTTACCTTGCTAACTCTTTCTTGTCTGCTTGTGGAGgatattaatgaattattctCACAGGCCTGTCGAGGTTCAGAGTTCGATGATGGTATACAGACTGACTCAGGAACACCTCATGATGTTCTAGAAACAGATGCGAGCCCCAGACACAAAATCCCAGTGGAGGCAGACTTCTTGTTTGCATACTCCACTGTTCCAGGTAACATATGATCTTAATTGCAGGTGTGTTGTTCACCACAAAATTTCTTATACCAGACAAGTGCAGAAAAGTGAAGGCactctttgtgttttatttataaatcaggGATTTCTATTGTAGGATAATATGCAGTGTTGGGGCTGTGGATGCtttttttccaataacagaCTTTCTTTTTAGACCACAGTCATTCAACAGTTAAGTTATTTCATATCTTTTAATCCACCCgtagttacatttaatctttTGGAATGTCTTTAAGCctattt
It includes:
- the casp7 gene encoding caspase-7 isoform X1, producing MDEETLRDSEEEIWACGDETDAKPDRKARYLLFGGSKKNKDEKVSEKESSSEHRYRIVSPMCQYTMTHKRVGKCVIINNKNFNDDTGMNVRNGTDRDAGELFKCFKNLGFEVSIYNDQSCEKMTKILKNVSEEDHTDSSCFACILLSHGEEGMIYGTDGAMPIKDITFLFRGDMCKSLVGKPKLFFIQACRGSEFDDGIQTDSGTPHDVLETDASPRHKIPVEADFLFAYSTVPGYYSWRNPGRGSWFIQALCNVLNESGKQLEILQILTRVNYMVANNFESWSEDSRFSEKKQIPCVVSMLTKELYFN
- the casp7 gene encoding caspase-7 isoform X2 gives rise to the protein MDEETLRDSEEEIWACGDETDAKPDRKARYLLFGGKKNKDEKVSEKESSSEHRYRIVSPMCQYTMTHKRVGKCVIINNKNFNDDTGMNVRNGTDRDAGELFKCFKNLGFEVSIYNDQSCEKMTKILKNVSEEDHTDSSCFACILLSHGEEGMIYGTDGAMPIKDITFLFRGDMCKSLVGKPKLFFIQACRGSEFDDGIQTDSGTPHDVLETDASPRHKIPVEADFLFAYSTVPGYYSWRNPGRGSWFIQALCNVLNESGKQLEILQILTRVNYMVANNFESWSEDSRFSEKKQIPCVVSMLTKELYFN